A genome region from Tolypothrix sp. PCC 7712 includes the following:
- a CDS encoding sulfate ABC transporter substrate-binding protein, with amino-acid sequence MSLWPRPRKRSQLSIERIITRFKLNSLKGFVSMFLLGTLLSVALAACSGGSNNNSATETPAASNVAANKQNVEVTLVSFAVTKAAHEAIIPKFVEKWKQEHNQTVTFKQSYGGSGSQTRAVIDGLEADVVHLALAADTQKIEKAGLIQAGWEKEVPNDGIVSKSVAALVTRPDNPKGIQTWADLAQDGVKLITADPKTSGVARWNFLALWNSVIKTGGDDAKALDFVTKVYNNVPILTKDAREATDAFFKQGQGDVLINYENEIVLAEQKGEKVTSIIPDVNISIDNPVAVVDKNVDKHGNREVAEAFAKYLYTPEAQQEFAKLGFRPVDETVANTKEVADKFPKVKTLGTVKDFGGWDAINKKFFADGAVFDQIQAKNKR; translated from the coding sequence ATGAGTCTGTGGCCGCGCCCCCGGAAGCGATCGCAACTGAGTATTGAGCGAATCATCACTCGGTTTAAGCTAAATTCGCTCAAAGGCTTTGTATCGATGTTTTTGCTAGGGACATTATTGAGTGTGGCCCTCGCCGCCTGCTCTGGTGGTAGTAATAATAATTCTGCCACGGAAACCCCTGCGGCTAGTAACGTTGCTGCCAACAAACAAAATGTGGAAGTAACTCTTGTTTCTTTCGCAGTTACCAAAGCAGCACACGAAGCTATTATTCCTAAGTTTGTAGAAAAATGGAAGCAAGAACATAACCAAACCGTCACCTTCAAACAAAGTTACGGTGGCTCTGGTTCACAAACTCGTGCTGTAATTGATGGTTTGGAAGCAGATGTTGTTCACCTAGCACTGGCTGCAGATACTCAAAAGATTGAAAAGGCAGGATTAATCCAAGCAGGGTGGGAAAAAGAGGTTCCTAATGATGGTATTGTCTCTAAATCTGTAGCAGCATTAGTAACTCGTCCAGACAATCCTAAAGGTATTCAAACCTGGGCCGACCTAGCACAAGATGGTGTCAAATTAATTACCGCCGATCCCAAAACCTCAGGCGTTGCTCGTTGGAATTTCCTGGCATTGTGGAATTCAGTAATTAAAACTGGTGGAGATGACGCTAAAGCTTTAGACTTTGTGACCAAGGTGTATAACAATGTGCCTATCTTAACTAAAGATGCTCGTGAAGCTACAGATGCGTTTTTTAAACAGGGTCAAGGTGACGTTCTGATCAATTACGAAAACGAAATTGTCCTAGCAGAACAAAAAGGTGAAAAAGTCACTTCTATTATCCCGGATGTGAACATATCTATTGATAATCCGGTTGCTGTAGTCGATAAAAACGTTGACAAACATGGTAACCGTGAAGTTGCTGAAGCTTTTGCAAAATACTTGTACACTCCAGAAGCACAACAAGAGTTTGCCAAACTTGGATTTAGACCTGTAGATGAGACAGTAGCAAATACTAAAGAAGTTGCAGACAAGTTTCCTAAAGTCAAAACTTTAGGTACAGTTAAAGACTTCGGTGGTTGGGATGCAATCAACAAGAAGTTCTTTGCTGATGGTGCAGTTTTTGACCAAATTCAAGCCAAAAATAAACGGTAG
- a CDS encoding alpha/beta hydrolase, whose translation MGTGDWGDEGDEGKLPKPNTPLLITHYPLLITHYSLLITHYPLLITHYPLPITK comes from the coding sequence TTGGGGACTGGGGATTGGGGAGATGAGGGAGATGAGGGGAAATTACCAAAACCAAACACCCCATTACTCATTACTCATTACCCATTACTCATTACTCATTACTCATTACTCATTACCCATTACCCATTACTCATTACTCATTACCCATTACCCATTACCAAATGA
- a CDS encoding DUF1517 domain-containing protein, with amino-acid sequence MRKKLQLAIKPLLKTVFVLSLVLTLALGHADGALAARSGGRIGGGSFRVPSSRTYTPRTYAPPGGGGYYAPYPGGGFGFPFLLPLWGIGGGFGGLFSILIFIAIANFILQAFRRASSGDTTTDDVGYSSNPAVSVTRLQVGLLAQARGLQGELDRIAETADTNSPQGRAEVLQETSLALLRHPEYWVYVGGGTQQAKLNSAEAQFNRLSLAERSKFSEETLSNVNNQLRAALAKEALPGTETPENPTDLITSGPGEYIIVTLLVATLGKSAIPAINSADDLRQSLRQIGGIPSEQILAIEVLWTPQAAGDTLTSDDLLAEYPDLKLV; translated from the coding sequence ATGCGTAAAAAACTACAACTAGCCATCAAACCGCTGTTAAAAACTGTCTTTGTCCTCAGCCTGGTGTTAACTTTAGCACTAGGTCATGCTGATGGAGCGTTAGCCGCCCGTAGTGGTGGACGAATCGGTGGTGGTTCCTTTAGAGTACCTTCTAGCCGGACTTACACACCTCGCACCTATGCACCTCCTGGCGGGGGTGGATATTACGCCCCTTACCCTGGTGGTGGTTTTGGATTTCCTTTCCTGTTACCTTTGTGGGGTATTGGCGGTGGCTTTGGCGGATTGTTTAGCATCTTAATCTTTATTGCGATCGCTAATTTTATACTGCAAGCCTTCCGCCGGGCTAGCAGTGGAGACACCACCACCGACGATGTAGGCTATAGCAGCAATCCTGCTGTATCTGTAACTCGCTTGCAGGTTGGTTTATTAGCTCAAGCACGTGGTTTACAAGGCGAACTTGACCGCATTGCTGAAACTGCTGATACTAACTCCCCACAAGGAAGAGCAGAAGTTCTGCAAGAAACTAGCCTAGCTTTACTCCGCCATCCAGAATATTGGGTATATGTTGGTGGTGGTACACAACAAGCGAAATTGAATTCAGCTGAAGCTCAATTCAACCGTCTCTCACTAGCAGAACGCAGCAAATTTAGCGAAGAAACCCTCTCTAACGTTAACAACCAACTCAGAGCAGCACTCGCTAAAGAAGCTTTACCTGGTACTGAAACTCCTGAGAATCCCACTGATTTAATTACCTCTGGCCCTGGAGAATATATTATCGTCACCTTACTAGTGGCCACTCTGGGCAAGTCTGCAATTCCTGCAATTAACAGTGCTGATGATTTGCGTCAATCTTTGCGCCAAATTGGTGGTATTCCTAGCGAGCAAATCCTAGCTATTGAGGTGCTTTGGACTCCTCAAGCTGCAGGCGATACTCTAACCTCTGATGATTTGTTAGCTGAGTATCCCGATTTAAAACTTGTTTAA
- a CDS encoding thiamine phosphate synthase encodes MVEPHSQTEQMQQVVYRILDANLDRAREGLRIVEEWCRFGLNNAQFTGECKRLRQDIAHWHTAELRAARDTPGDAGTDLTHPHEEKRTSIKSVLQANFCRVQEAMRVLEEYGKLHDPNMGKAFKQMRYQVYTLESNLLGYQRHQLLWRSRLYLVTSPAENLLSTVEAALKGGLTLVQYRDKTADDGVRLEQAKKLRQLCHLYGALFVINDRIDLALAVDADGVHLGQQDMPIEIARQLLGSHRIVGRSTTNAEEMQAALTEGADYIGVGPVYETPTKEGKPAAGLQYVSYAAKNCAIPWFAIGGIDANNINDVIDAGAQRVAVVRSLMQAEQPTLVTQYLLSQLNRIKPES; translated from the coding sequence ATGGTCGAGCCACACAGCCAAACAGAGCAAATGCAGCAAGTTGTTTACCGCATTTTAGATGCCAATTTAGATCGCGCTCGTGAAGGCTTGCGAATTGTTGAGGAGTGGTGTCGCTTTGGACTGAATAATGCTCAGTTCACTGGAGAGTGTAAACGCTTGCGGCAAGACATAGCTCATTGGCATACAGCTGAATTGCGAGCAGCGCGAGATACACCGGGTGATGCGGGTACAGACTTAACACATCCTCATGAGGAAAAACGTACTAGCATCAAATCTGTGTTGCAAGCTAATTTTTGCCGCGTGCAAGAAGCAATGCGGGTGCTAGAAGAATACGGCAAGCTGCATGACCCTAATATGGGAAAAGCTTTTAAGCAGATGCGGTATCAGGTTTATACATTAGAAAGCAATTTATTGGGTTATCAACGCCATCAACTATTATGGCGATCGCGTCTGTATTTGGTAACTTCACCGGCCGAAAATTTGCTCTCAACGGTAGAAGCTGCTCTCAAAGGCGGATTGACTTTGGTTCAGTACCGTGACAAAACTGCTGATGATGGTGTTCGTCTCGAACAAGCTAAAAAGCTGCGACAACTATGCCACCTCTATGGCGCGCTGTTCGTTATTAATGACCGGATAGATTTGGCTTTAGCAGTAGATGCTGACGGCGTACATCTGGGACAGCAAGATATGCCGATTGAGATTGCCAGACAATTACTCGGTTCTCATCGGATAGTTGGTCGTTCCACTACAAATGCTGAAGAAATGCAAGCAGCACTGACAGAAGGCGCTGATTATATTGGCGTAGGGCCAGTGTATGAAACACCCACCAAAGAAGGTAAGCCAGCAGCAGGGTTGCAATATGTCAGCTATGCTGCCAAAAATTGTGCTATTCCCTGGTTTGCTATTGGTGGTATAGATGCCAATAATATCAATGACGTGATTGATGCTGGCGCGCAACGTGTAGCGGTAGTGCGATCGCTCATGCAAGCAGAACAACCCACCCTTGTAACTCAATATCTGCTCTCCCAACTCAATCGCATTAAACCAGAATCTTAA
- a CDS encoding DUF952 domain-containing protein, translating to MKTILHITQSGQWEEAKTLGSYRADSLETEGFIHCSEANQILKVANRFFKHQKGLVILFIDADQVKAEVRYEEAEIGELFPHIYGKLNIDAVFQVINFESGEDGLFNLPREVLNLS from the coding sequence ATGAAAACTATTCTCCATATTACACAAAGTGGACAATGGGAAGAGGCGAAAACACTCGGAAGTTACCGTGCTGATTCTCTGGAAACTGAGGGTTTTATCCACTGTTCAGAAGCTAACCAAATCCTCAAAGTTGCAAATAGATTTTTCAAGCATCAAAAGGGATTGGTAATACTGTTTATTGATGCTGATCAAGTGAAAGCTGAGGTGCGTTATGAGGAGGCGGAAATAGGTGAGTTATTTCCTCATATTTATGGAAAGTTAAATATCGATGCAGTGTTTCAAGTAATTAATTTTGAATCTGGGGAAGATGGGTTGTTTAATTTACCGCGAGAGGTTTTAAATTTAAGTTAG
- a CDS encoding tyrosine-type recombinase/integrase: MYSNRKSSKDSIKLADIRVGSDKGNLRLQFSTRISQQFYRKRQAYKGLGRSDTPENQKWANQIAARIQADIDHPDGGYFDPTLAKYLTIKQLTTISQLHNLIEPPLLGELWHEFVDWKLQTKQIQKTTYKKNFVVYTNLIKEFLDLELNLDTANKLIKQLLLKQKNKQQIKKLFSLLSSMCQRAISNQQLVQDYFLEIKKTYNISKKPQKTSNIEDYRAYSLQERDLIIQTFRNSEQPSIKHGADLIEFLFLTGCRHSEVFALKWRNIKFNDGWIVFKEAFDSNTGMTKSNKNRFFNLQGMSRLINLLIKLYGNGKKDNELVFKTISGKQYSSNTLTDIWAGNTVEVKGKVYHYPGIVKKLAENKQIEYLKPYSTRHTFISIQVNNGADLKLLANSCGNSVEQIIKHYLQFDNHATLKDI, translated from the coding sequence ATGTACTCAAATCGTAAGAGTAGCAAGGATTCTATCAAATTAGCAGATATACGTGTCGGTTCGGATAAAGGTAATTTAAGGCTACAATTCAGCACTCGTATTAGCCAGCAGTTTTATCGCAAGCGACAAGCATATAAAGGTCTAGGGAGAAGTGACACTCCAGAAAACCAAAAATGGGCTAATCAAATAGCAGCAAGGATACAAGCTGACATCGATCATCCCGATGGCGGTTATTTTGACCCAACACTTGCTAAATATTTAACGATTAAGCAATTAACCACGATTAGTCAGTTACACAATCTGATAGAGCCACCTCTGCTTGGTGAATTATGGCATGAATTTGTGGATTGGAAATTACAAACTAAGCAGATTCAAAAAACTACCTACAAAAAAAATTTTGTTGTTTATACTAACCTCATTAAAGAATTTTTAGATTTAGAGCTAAATTTGGATACAGCTAATAAATTAATTAAGCAGCTTTTACTCAAGCAAAAGAACAAGCAACAAATTAAAAAGCTGTTTAGCTTATTGAGTAGTATGTGCCAACGAGCAATCAGCAATCAGCAATTGGTACAAGATTATTTTTTAGAAATAAAAAAAACTTACAATATATCGAAGAAGCCTCAAAAAACTTCAAATATTGAAGATTATAGGGCATACAGTCTACAAGAGAGAGATTTAATCATTCAAACTTTCAGAAATTCTGAACAACCATCTATCAAACATGGTGCTGATTTAATTGAATTTTTGTTTCTCACTGGTTGTAGACATAGTGAAGTATTCGCTTTGAAGTGGAGAAATATTAAATTTAATGATGGTTGGATAGTTTTTAAAGAGGCTTTTGACAGCAATACTGGCATGACTAAAAGCAATAAAAATAGATTTTTCAACCTACAAGGTATGAGCAGATTAATTAATTTATTAATTAAATTGTATGGAAATGGTAAGAAAGATAATGAATTAGTGTTTAAAACTATTTCAGGAAAACAATATTCAAGTAATACCTTAACAGATATCTGGGCAGGTAATACTGTTGAGGTTAAAGGTAAAGTTTACCACTATCCGGGGATAGTTAAAAAGTTAGCAGAAAATAAGCAAATTGAATATTTAAAACCATATTCTACCCGTCATACTTTTATTAGCATTCAAGTTAATAATGGTGCCGACCTCAAGTTGCTAGCTAATAGCTGCGGTAATAGCGTTGAACAGATTATCAAGCATTACTTACAGTTCGATAATCATGCCACATTGAAGGATATTTAA
- a CDS encoding KGK domain-containing protein, which produces MFQVLDNDTDVVLFEKDTYTVGRLKELIHNNFGEKLHTQLSNGHQKVASIIQSVSVSEAVFKVEDITWKSSSEGIRCQILRVGSRGWEIGRIRIITSTGITTDNHIGAHKISSYTTVKIQVTIEFCPDEPLEPESPLDDIRKMMQAT; this is translated from the coding sequence ATGTTCCAAGTGTTAGATAATGATACTGATGTTGTATTATTTGAAAAGGATACATACACTGTTGGAAGACTCAAGGAGTTGATACATAATAATTTTGGAGAAAAATTGCATACTCAATTGAGTAATGGTCATCAAAAAGTTGCAAGTATTATTCAGTCTGTATCGGTTAGTGAAGCAGTTTTTAAAGTTGAAGATATAACATGGAAGTCTTCTTCTGAAGGTATAAGATGCCAAATTTTACGAGTTGGTTCTAGAGGATGGGAAATAGGAAGAATAAGAATAATCACATCTACAGGAATTACTACAGACAATCATATCGGTGCTCATAAAATTAGCAGTTATACTACAGTCAAAATTCAAGTAACTATAGAATTTTGTCCTGATGAACCTCTTGAACCAGAATCTCCTTTAGACGATATTCGCAAAATGATGCAAGCAACATGA
- the thiS gene encoding sulfur carrier protein ThiS, with the protein MSSEITLQVNGENHNCSSQTPLPELLQKLGFNPRLVAVEYNGEILHRQFWEQTKVQPGDRLEVVTIVGGG; encoded by the coding sequence ATGTCTAGCGAAATCACACTTCAGGTTAATGGGGAGAACCATAACTGTTCATCCCAAACACCTTTACCCGAATTACTCCAAAAACTAGGTTTCAACCCCCGCTTAGTCGCAGTAGAATACAACGGCGAAATTTTACATCGCCAATTTTGGGAGCAAACAAAAGTGCAACCAGGCGATCGCCTAGAAGTTGTCACTATTGTGGGTGGTGGATAA
- a CDS encoding glycosyltransferase family 4 protein, whose translation MEHISQLAGNVREQTALPDILVISRSFLPKEAIIGEYIYNRCLQDPERVIVLAASCSGDQAFDRVQKFPIYRWPILRDWSFFNPLINLIYSFALAIKLYFRYRYRYIEWGHGYEFPSLLLLSYFLPIRFFIYLHGNDIVCGLRNPLWRSLFKLTLKRAEGIVCNSSFTQDYLRTRLRLDTPTHVINPMVRADKFSHVINPGNLGELRANVRQMYNIPETAVVILSVGKLVKHKSFNRIIDNLPLLLTVGVDVHYIICGQGPCEAELKSLANRLRVDQRVHFAGEISDRELGGYYAACDIFAMLNLVENKASTMEGFGIVYLEASYFGKPVIASRLGGVIDAIHHEENGILVNPYSGYEVFQAFNRLCKDQQLREQLGRKGKELAKRKTLHRSLYKLE comes from the coding sequence ATGGAACATATTTCACAACTGGCGGGAAATGTTAGAGAACAAACTGCATTACCAGACATTCTCGTAATATCCCGTAGTTTCTTACCCAAAGAAGCAATTATTGGTGAATATATTTATAATCGCTGTCTGCAAGATCCAGAGCGGGTAATTGTTTTGGCAGCTAGTTGTTCAGGCGATCAAGCATTTGATCGAGTGCAAAAGTTTCCTATATATCGCTGGCCGATTCTCAGAGATTGGAGTTTTTTCAATCCTTTAATCAACCTCATCTATTCATTTGCATTAGCAATCAAACTTTATTTTCGCTATCGTTATCGCTATATTGAATGGGGGCATGGCTACGAATTTCCCTCACTATTATTACTAAGTTATTTTTTACCGATTCGCTTTTTTATCTACCTCCACGGAAATGATATTGTTTGTGGCTTACGTAATCCTTTATGGCGATCGCTATTTAAATTAACACTCAAGCGGGCTGAAGGAATTGTCTGCAACAGTTCCTTCACCCAGGATTATCTCCGAACAAGGTTAAGATTAGATACTCCTACCCACGTCATCAACCCAATGGTGAGGGCGGATAAATTTAGCCATGTAATCAATCCAGGTAATTTGGGCGAATTACGTGCAAATGTCCGCCAAATGTACAATATTCCTGAAACAGCAGTAGTTATTCTCTCTGTAGGAAAGCTTGTCAAGCATAAAAGCTTTAACCGCATCATTGACAACCTACCGCTACTACTGACTGTTGGCGTAGATGTTCACTATATAATTTGTGGGCAAGGCCCTTGTGAAGCAGAACTGAAATCCCTGGCTAATCGCCTACGAGTTGACCAAAGGGTACATTTTGCCGGAGAAATCAGCGATCGCGAATTAGGTGGGTATTATGCAGCCTGCGATATCTTTGCCATGCTGAATTTAGTCGAGAACAAAGCTAGCACTATGGAGGGTTTTGGTATCGTTTATTTAGAAGCGAGTTACTTTGGTAAACCAGTAATTGCTTCTCGTTTAGGCGGAGTTATCGATGCCATTCATCATGAAGAAAACGGCATCTTAGTTAATCCTTATTCTGGCTATGAAGTATTTCAAGCCTTCAATCGCTTATGTAAAGACCAACAGCTACGGGAACAACTTGGTCGCAAAGGCAAAGAGTTAGCCAAGCGCAAAACCCTTCACCGTTCGCTGTATAAATTGGAGTAG